In a single window of the Rhizobium tropici CIAT 899 genome:
- a CDS encoding response regulator transcription factor, with amino-acid sequence MRILIAEDEPSIVADMRRCLEDQHYVVSTVSNGEEAWYRGDIEHFDLVILDLGLPKLDGLTVLRRWRAERRGMPVIILTARDGWRDKVDGMDAGADDYLTKPFRMEELLARVRALMRRAAGQSSPILSNGVLELDTRQRTVSFRGQPVQVTALEYRLLAYLMHNAGTVLSRTQIADSIYDEETELLSNALEVVVARLRRKFDGTVIETRRGQGYIIPREAPPS; translated from the coding sequence ATGCGCATTCTGATTGCTGAGGATGAGCCCAGTATCGTGGCGGATATGCGCCGCTGCCTGGAGGATCAGCATTATGTCGTCTCGACCGTGAGCAACGGCGAGGAAGCCTGGTATCGCGGCGATATCGAGCATTTTGATCTCGTCATCCTCGACCTTGGACTTCCTAAGCTTGATGGCCTGACGGTTCTGCGGCGCTGGCGCGCAGAACGCCGCGGCATGCCTGTCATTATATTGACGGCGCGAGACGGGTGGCGCGACAAGGTCGACGGCATGGATGCGGGTGCCGACGATTATCTGACCAAACCCTTCCGCATGGAAGAGCTTCTGGCGCGCGTGCGCGCCCTGATGCGCCGCGCCGCCGGACAATCCTCTCCGATCCTTTCCAATGGCGTGCTGGAGCTCGACACACGCCAGCGTACCGTTTCGTTTCGGGGGCAGCCGGTTCAGGTGACGGCGCTTGAATACAGGCTTCTTGCCTATCTGATGCACAATGCCGGCACCGTGCTTTCCCGAACGCAGATCGCCGACAGCATCTATGATGAAGAGACGGAGCTGCTGTCGAACGCACTCGAAGTTGTCGTCGCGCGTCTCAGGCGCAAGTTCGACGGCACCGTTATCGAGACCCGGCGCGGCCAGGGCTATATCATCCCGCGCGAGGCGCCGCCGTCATGA
- a CDS encoding Pls/PosA family non-ribosomal peptide synthetase, giving the protein MTIQISSITPNASLSVSSGGIRPEFVRNETLVDIFKATVARSPDRTALTLIGTDQAMTYAELDRLSDEAARALSRRGIGPGDFVGLWFQRSLELHVALLAILKAGAAYIPFDASAPADRVAVSLADCGAKWLLTHDEKAALAPEFDGQTLILKTLLAEDADGVAPRVATHDDPAYAIYTSGSTGKPKGIVITHGNICHYLRAGNDVLGMVESDVVLQQASVAFDLSLEEIFVPYLVGATLKVATSAVMAELDRLADVLEAEKITVIDTVPTLLTMLERDVESLRVIIVGGEACPPAIVSRFSKAGRRLINTYGPTETTVVATYAELDPSRPITIGHPIANTTAYVVDENLQLVARGDTGELLIGGPGVAAGYRNLPQLTAAKFVANPFAGHDDPVLYRSGDAVLMDEEGQLHFLGRIDDQVKIRGYRIELGEIETVVGELPEVKAASVVVHRPPDGEDMLVAHIVTTGSSFDRDKARAVLAAKLPPYMVPAAWHSHVSLPRLPSGKIDRKTLAAIPLVADQPTQAQEPPRTWTEAQLLKAATEALRLRSIGFEADFFTELGGHSMLAARFVSEVRKIPLLASIALRDVYAGRTLRGIAAILEQRAESTSGQERKNFEPVPLRRRFLCGLAQAVVLPFIVAIATLQWIGLLLASILLIDDGASLWNEILILGGVYLALNLGEKLVVIALKWLVIGRTRPGVYPLWGTYYFRIWLMQRIVQLTAPKFLKGSPLIRVYMRALGAKVGKDAMIDEFEEGAIDLVRIGARSSLGVKIKLANVEVIGNEIHVGTIDIGEGVQVGNGSVIGHNVKIGDGAIIGDLTAIAAGTHVEAHTRWDGSPARQTGHAEHEDMPAHPELGTVGRVFQFVAYFVAYNLSLVVGLLPIFPAFYLFSAVQQMYAPGSDEALSWGMIAALSWPAAFLLIVVSMAVVVALRWVLLPRVVPGRYSIFGNLYFRKWVVGLTTEAMLETLNSLYATVFMRNWYRLMGAKIGKGTEISANFAGRYDLIEMGRDNFIGDETIFGDEEIQNGWMVLKRLKTGDRCFFGNSSVISQGAVIESDSLVGIKTRLPDSLHVKAGETWCGSPAFQFPTRERLQAAATATYAPPLRMRLVRIVFEAMHTSLPTAILIVMALAMSDMLANEIDNGAWGSLFWTLMAAGLATSGILYLVAVAFKWTLIGIYKPMNRPMWSWWAMRTEAVAVFYGGLASKMLLDYLRGTPFLPWLLRPFGAKIGQGAWINSTDICEFDCTHIGDHAVLNMGSCPQTHLYEDRIMKVGRITIGKGVSIGSGSTVLYEANVGDFAEIGLLTLVMKGEAIPQGTSWVGAPAQSVQAEQEQAPVSEKEALPPAAA; this is encoded by the coding sequence ATGACTATCCAGATTTCGTCGATTACCCCAAATGCCAGCCTCTCGGTCTCCTCAGGCGGCATTCGGCCTGAGTTCGTCCGCAATGAAACCCTGGTGGACATCTTCAAGGCAACGGTTGCCCGCAGCCCCGACAGGACGGCACTGACCCTGATCGGGACCGACCAGGCGATGACCTATGCCGAACTGGACCGGCTCTCCGACGAGGCGGCGCGCGCGCTCAGCCGTCGCGGTATCGGCCCCGGCGATTTCGTCGGTCTTTGGTTCCAGCGCTCCCTTGAGCTACATGTCGCACTTCTGGCGATTCTCAAGGCCGGAGCTGCCTACATTCCCTTCGATGCGTCTGCTCCTGCCGATCGCGTGGCGGTTAGCCTGGCCGATTGCGGTGCGAAATGGCTGCTGACGCATGATGAAAAGGCGGCCCTCGCGCCCGAATTCGACGGCCAGACCCTGATCCTCAAAACACTGCTCGCAGAAGACGCTGATGGCGTCGCGCCGCGCGTCGCCACGCACGACGATCCCGCCTATGCCATCTACACTTCCGGCTCCACCGGCAAGCCGAAGGGCATCGTCATCACGCACGGGAACATCTGCCATTATCTGCGAGCGGGTAACGACGTTCTCGGCATGGTTGAATCGGATGTCGTTCTGCAGCAGGCTTCGGTCGCCTTCGACCTTTCGCTCGAAGAGATATTCGTTCCCTATCTGGTCGGTGCGACGCTGAAAGTAGCGACATCCGCCGTCATGGCCGAACTCGACAGGCTCGCGGATGTACTAGAAGCGGAAAAGATCACGGTCATCGACACCGTGCCGACCCTGCTCACTATGCTCGAGCGCGATGTCGAAAGCCTGCGCGTCATCATCGTCGGCGGCGAAGCCTGCCCTCCGGCGATCGTCAGCCGCTTTTCCAAAGCCGGCCGGCGCCTGATCAATACCTACGGTCCCACAGAGACGACGGTGGTTGCAACCTACGCCGAACTCGATCCATCCCGGCCGATCACGATCGGCCACCCGATCGCCAACACGACCGCCTACGTCGTCGACGAAAACCTGCAGCTCGTTGCCCGCGGTGACACCGGCGAATTGCTGATCGGCGGACCGGGTGTCGCTGCCGGCTATAGAAACCTGCCGCAGCTGACCGCCGCAAAATTCGTCGCCAACCCCTTCGCAGGCCATGACGATCCGGTGCTTTACCGCAGCGGCGACGCCGTGCTGATGGACGAAGAAGGGCAGCTCCATTTCCTCGGGCGCATCGACGACCAGGTCAAGATTCGCGGCTATCGCATCGAACTCGGCGAGATCGAAACCGTCGTGGGCGAACTTCCCGAGGTGAAGGCCGCATCCGTCGTCGTGCATCGCCCGCCGGATGGCGAGGACATGCTGGTCGCCCACATCGTTACCACGGGCAGCAGCTTCGATCGCGACAAGGCCCGCGCTGTGCTTGCGGCCAAACTGCCGCCCTACATGGTGCCCGCCGCCTGGCATAGCCATGTCTCTCTGCCGCGTCTTCCGTCCGGCAAGATAGACCGCAAGACGCTTGCCGCTATTCCGCTGGTGGCCGACCAGCCGACCCAGGCACAAGAGCCGCCGCGCACATGGACGGAGGCACAGCTGCTGAAGGCCGCGACCGAGGCGCTTCGACTGCGCTCCATCGGCTTCGAAGCGGATTTCTTCACTGAACTCGGCGGCCATTCCATGCTGGCGGCCCGCTTTGTTTCCGAAGTGCGCAAGATCCCGCTGCTCGCCAGCATCGCCCTGCGCGACGTCTATGCCGGCCGTACGCTGCGCGGCATTGCCGCGATCCTGGAGCAGCGCGCCGAGAGCACCTCGGGACAGGAACGCAAGAATTTCGAACCGGTGCCGTTGCGCCGGCGTTTTCTCTGCGGTCTCGCTCAAGCCGTGGTATTGCCCTTCATCGTCGCTATCGCAACGCTGCAATGGATCGGCCTGCTGCTTGCCTCGATCCTGCTGATCGATGACGGTGCATCGCTCTGGAATGAAATCCTCATTCTCGGCGGCGTCTACCTCGCGCTCAATCTCGGCGAGAAGCTTGTTGTTATCGCCCTTAAATGGCTTGTCATCGGCCGCACAAGGCCAGGCGTCTATCCGCTCTGGGGCACCTATTATTTCCGCATCTGGCTGATGCAGCGCATCGTCCAGCTGACCGCTCCGAAATTCCTCAAAGGTTCGCCGCTTATCCGCGTCTATATGCGCGCCCTTGGCGCCAAGGTCGGCAAGGACGCGATGATCGACGAATTCGAGGAAGGCGCGATCGATCTTGTGCGCATCGGCGCAAGATCCAGCCTCGGCGTCAAGATCAAGCTTGCCAATGTCGAAGTCATCGGCAATGAGATCCATGTCGGCACGATCGATATCGGCGAAGGCGTGCAGGTCGGCAATGGCTCGGTCATCGGCCATAACGTGAAGATCGGTGACGGCGCCATCATCGGCGATCTGACGGCGATCGCCGCCGGTACGCATGTCGAAGCCCACACCCGCTGGGACGGCTCCCCCGCCCGCCAGACCGGGCATGCCGAGCATGAAGACATGCCTGCGCATCCGGAGCTTGGGACCGTCGGACGGGTCTTTCAGTTCGTCGCCTATTTCGTTGCCTACAATCTGAGTCTCGTCGTCGGCCTGCTGCCGATCTTCCCGGCTTTCTATCTGTTCTCCGCCGTGCAGCAGATGTACGCTCCCGGCTCCGACGAGGCCCTATCCTGGGGAATGATCGCAGCACTCTCCTGGCCGGCCGCCTTCCTGCTGATCGTCGTGTCCATGGCTGTCGTCGTGGCGCTCAGATGGGTGCTCCTGCCCCGCGTCGTGCCGGGCCGCTACTCCATCTTCGGCAATCTCTATTTCCGCAAATGGGTTGTCGGTCTCACCACCGAGGCCATGCTCGAAACGCTGAATTCACTCTACGCCACCGTCTTCATGCGCAACTGGTACCGCCTGATGGGAGCCAAGATCGGCAAGGGCACGGAAATCTCGGCTAACTTCGCCGGCCGCTACGATCTGATCGAAATGGGCCGCGACAACTTCATCGGTGACGAGACGATTTTCGGCGATGAGGAAATCCAGAACGGCTGGATGGTGCTCAAGCGCCTGAAGACCGGCGATCGCTGCTTCTTCGGCAACTCCTCCGTCATCTCGCAGGGTGCCGTGATCGAGAGCGATTCACTCGTCGGCATCAAGACGCGCCTGCCCGACTCCCTGCACGTCAAGGCAGGTGAAACCTGGTGCGGCAGCCCTGCCTTCCAGTTCCCGACGCGCGAGAGGCTGCAGGCGGCTGCGACCGCCACCTATGCACCGCCACTGCGCATGCGTCTCGTGCGCATCGTGTTCGAGGCCATGCATACGTCGCTGCCGACAGCCATCCTGATCGTCATGGCGCTTGCAATGTCCGACATGCTGGCCAACGAAATCGACAATGGTGCCTGGGGCAGCCTTTTCTGGACGCTGATGGCCGCAGGCCTGGCGACCTCGGGTATCCTCTATCTCGTCGCCGTCGCCTTCAAATGGACGCTCATCGGCATCTACAAGCCGATGAACCGGCCGATGTGGTCCTGGTGGGCGATGCGCACCGAAGCCGTCGCGGTCTTCTACGGCGGGCTCGCCAGCAAGATGCTGCTCGACTATCTGCGTGGCACGCCTTTCCTGCCCTGGCTGCTCCGTCCCTTCGGCGCCAAGATCGGCCAGGGGGCATGGATCAACAGCACCGATATTTGCGAGTTCGATTGCACCCATATTGGCGATCATGCCGTACTCAATATGGGATCCTGCCCGCAGACCCATCTCTATGAAGACCGCATCATGAAGGTCGGCCGCATCACGATCGGCAAAGGCGTCTCCATCGGCTCGGGCAGCACCGTCTTGTACGAGGCCAATGTCGGCGATTTCGCCGAGATCGGATTGCTGACCCTGGTCATGAAGGGTGAGGCCATCCCGCAAGGAACGTCGTGGGTCGGTGCTCCCGCCCAGTCGGTTCAAGCCGAACAGGAGCAGGCTCCGGTCTCGGAAAAAGAGGCCCTGCCCCCCGCCGCTGCGTGA
- a CDS encoding hydrolase, whose protein sequence is MAHSVCITCGTQFSESDAPPRGCPICEDERQFVPQSGQEWTDMTSLGQTHSVIWNKESEGIHSLQISPYFGIGQRAFLIEGPDGNILWDCLSLIDEATKTRIAAMGGLSAIAISHPHFYTSMIEWSAACGGAPIHIHADDSEWVQRPDAALHPWRGATLSIGSATKIRCGGHFDGSCVLHCPWLEDGRGALFVGDTMQVTMDRKFVSFMRSYPNLLPLGSKAVTRILEAVRPYRFETIYGAFPGRTVESNGNQVVERSAERYLKAIAN, encoded by the coding sequence ATGGCACATTCTGTCTGCATCACATGCGGTACGCAGTTCAGCGAAAGCGACGCGCCGCCGCGAGGCTGCCCGATCTGCGAGGATGAGCGTCAATTCGTACCCCAATCGGGCCAGGAATGGACCGATATGACAAGCCTCGGCCAGACGCATAGCGTGATCTGGAACAAGGAATCGGAAGGTATTCATAGCCTGCAGATTTCTCCCTATTTCGGCATCGGCCAGCGTGCATTTTTGATCGAAGGACCGGATGGCAACATTCTTTGGGATTGCCTCAGCCTCATCGACGAGGCCACAAAGACGCGGATTGCCGCCATGGGCGGCCTGAGCGCGATCGCGATCTCCCATCCGCATTTCTATACGTCGATGATCGAGTGGAGTGCCGCTTGCGGCGGCGCACCGATCCATATCCACGCCGACGACAGCGAATGGGTGCAAAGGCCGGATGCCGCCTTGCATCCATGGAGAGGCGCGACGCTTTCGATCGGCTCGGCGACCAAGATCCGATGCGGCGGCCATTTCGACGGCAGTTGCGTGCTCCATTGCCCCTGGCTCGAGGACGGGCGCGGTGCCCTCTTCGTCGGCGACACGATGCAGGTGACCATGGACCGTAAATTCGTGAGCTTCATGCGCAGCTACCCGAACCTCCTTCCGCTCGGCTCCAAGGCGGTAACGAGGATATTGGAAGCGGTTCGGCCCTATCGTTTCGAGACGATCTACGGCGCATTTCCCGGCCGAACGGTCGAGAGCAACGGCAACCAGGTGGTGGAGCGGTCGGCGGAAAGGTACCTTAAGGCGATCGCAAACTGA
- a CDS encoding ATP-binding protein, whose amino-acid sequence MTPFSLRGRLLLGSVVAIIVATFLAGVGINAISGLAVRALALSEIDEELRVLLAAVDINSSNQLFLDDTPTDPRFGIPNGGFYWQVGRNGTVELRSQSLWEQNLPWLRARPRDAGRATDMKGPNGSRLLAVERSISIPSATGDQIVDIVMALDNSELAPARWRFFYAMAPSLGVLSAALIVAVIAFLRYGLRPLNDLRAALMAVQERSARKITGQFPREVQPLVDDLNGLLASRETQLTQARARAGDLAHGLKTPLAALEATARLLSEEGMSERAAAIQTEVSRMEAQIKRTLAQTRASLAAAHTVGVMDASADLKKIISVMRRLSSERKIDFELVAPPEMWLAIDEADFADITGNLIDNARKWTAGKVKVRLSQLPELEGVELCIEDDGPGLPEDAEMAFIRRGRRLDESIAGTGFGLAIVKDLVEAYDGKLALARSSLGGLSVTVNLPVRLVKDKQAALEN is encoded by the coding sequence ATGACACCGTTCTCGCTGCGAGGGCGGTTGTTGCTGGGTTCCGTGGTGGCGATCATCGTTGCAACCTTTCTTGCGGGGGTCGGCATCAACGCCATTTCCGGACTGGCCGTCAGGGCGCTTGCCCTCTCGGAGATAGATGAGGAGTTGCGCGTTCTGCTGGCGGCGGTCGACATAAATTCCTCCAATCAACTCTTCCTTGACGACACGCCGACGGATCCCCGCTTCGGCATTCCGAATGGTGGCTTCTATTGGCAGGTCGGCCGCAACGGCACTGTCGAGCTGCGCTCCCAATCGCTCTGGGAGCAGAACCTGCCATGGCTACGTGCCCGCCCTCGCGATGCCGGGCGAGCGACGGATATGAAAGGGCCAAACGGCAGCCGTCTTCTTGCCGTCGAGCGATCGATTTCGATCCCCTCGGCCACGGGCGATCAGATCGTCGATATCGTCATGGCGCTCGACAACAGCGAGCTTGCGCCGGCGCGCTGGCGCTTCTTCTACGCCATGGCGCCATCTCTTGGCGTGCTTTCAGCCGCTCTCATCGTGGCTGTCATCGCTTTTCTGCGATACGGGCTACGACCCCTCAATGATCTGCGCGCAGCCCTGATGGCGGTGCAGGAGCGATCGGCACGCAAGATCACCGGTCAGTTTCCACGCGAAGTCCAGCCGCTCGTGGACGATCTCAACGGGCTGCTCGCATCGCGTGAAACGCAGTTGACACAGGCGCGTGCGCGCGCCGGCGATCTCGCGCATGGCCTGAAGACGCCACTCGCGGCATTGGAGGCGACGGCGCGCCTTCTGTCGGAAGAGGGCATGTCGGAGCGGGCCGCGGCCATCCAGACGGAGGTCAGCCGGATGGAGGCGCAGATCAAGCGAACGCTTGCGCAAACCCGTGCGAGCCTGGCTGCCGCCCATACTGTCGGCGTCATGGACGCCAGCGCCGATCTTAAGAAGATCATCTCCGTCATGCGGCGGCTGTCGAGCGAGCGCAAGATCGACTTCGAGCTTGTGGCGCCGCCCGAGATGTGGCTGGCGATCGACGAGGCGGATTTTGCCGACATTACCGGCAATCTGATCGACAATGCCAGAAAGTGGACGGCCGGCAAGGTGAAGGTCCGTCTGTCGCAGTTGCCCGAGCTCGAGGGCGTGGAACTGTGTATCGAGGACGACGGTCCGGGTCTGCCGGAGGATGCCGAGATGGCCTTCATTCGCCGCGGCAGGCGGCTGGACGAAAGCATCGCCGGAACCGGTTTCGGCCTGGCGATCGTCAAGGATCTGGTCGAGGCCTATGACGGCAAGCTGGCGCTCGCCCGCTCCAGCCTTGGCGGATTGTCTGTCACCGTCAATCTGCCGGTGCGACTGGTCAAGGACAAGCAGGCGGCGCTGGAAAATTAG
- a CDS encoding PepSY domain-containing protein, producing MEALARIHSNVLVEDAGSLRPLRDIYAVVAREMPGKVLRIKRVRRAGRQAYAVRVLKPDGKRGDIVLDGATLAVIERR from the coding sequence ATGGAAGCATTGGCTCGTATACATAGCAATGTTCTGGTCGAAGATGCCGGCAGCTTGCGGCCGCTACGCGACATCTATGCGGTCGTTGCGCGCGAGATGCCGGGAAAGGTGCTGCGAATCAAGCGGGTTCGCCGGGCTGGGCGTCAGGCCTATGCCGTGCGCGTGTTGAAGCCGGATGGCAAACGTGGTGATATAGTACTCGACGGCGCAACACTTGCCGTGATCGAGAGACGCTGA
- a CDS encoding bile acid:sodium symporter family protein, with protein sequence MKFLASFSAFVGKTFSIWVILFAVLGFFLPDVFKQFAPWIVVLLGIIMFGMGLTISVDDFRELARRPHEVAIGVIAHFGIMPALALLLTKIIPMPPEVAAGIILVGCCPGGTSSNVMTYLARGDVALSVACTSVTTLAAPIVTPFLVWMFASQYLPVNAWSMFISIVQVIIVPLLLGFVAQKAVPGLVRAAIPVLPLVSVIGIVLIVAAVVGASKAAIVQSGLLIFAVVILHNGLGYLFGYYASKVLGLNFHKRKALAIEVGMQNSGLGAALATAYFSPIAAVPSAIFSVWHNISGATLANWFASREDADAPPRP encoded by the coding sequence ATGAAATTCCTGGCATCCTTTTCCGCCTTCGTCGGCAAGACTTTTTCCATATGGGTCATCCTGTTTGCCGTGCTCGGCTTCTTTCTGCCCGATGTCTTCAAGCAGTTTGCACCCTGGATCGTCGTCCTTCTCGGGATCATCATGTTCGGCATGGGGCTGACGATATCCGTTGACGACTTTCGCGAGCTGGCGCGTCGTCCCCATGAGGTCGCGATCGGCGTCATCGCACATTTCGGCATCATGCCGGCGCTGGCACTTTTGCTGACCAAGATCATTCCGATGCCGCCGGAAGTCGCCGCCGGCATCATTCTGGTCGGCTGCTGCCCGGGCGGCACCTCAAGCAATGTCATGACCTATCTTGCTCGTGGCGACGTGGCGCTGTCGGTCGCCTGCACGAGTGTGACGACGCTGGCTGCGCCCATCGTCACGCCGTTCCTCGTGTGGATGTTCGCAAGCCAGTATCTGCCCGTCAATGCCTGGTCGATGTTCATCAGCATCGTGCAGGTCATCATCGTGCCGCTTCTGCTCGGTTTTGTCGCGCAGAAAGCCGTGCCCGGCCTGGTTCGCGCGGCGATCCCTGTTCTGCCTCTCGTCAGCGTCATCGGCATCGTGCTGATCGTTGCGGCTGTCGTCGGTGCCTCGAAGGCGGCCATCGTGCAGTCCGGCCTGCTGATTTTCGCCGTCGTTATCCTGCATAACGGTCTTGGCTATCTCTTCGGCTACTATGCATCGAAAGTGCTCGGACTCAATTTCCACAAGCGCAAGGCGCTGGCTATCGAAGTGGGCATGCAGAATTCAGGCCTGGGTGCCGCGCTGGCGACGGCCTATTTCTCGCCGATCGCTGCGGTTCCCAGCGCCATCTTTTCCGTCTGGCACAATATTTCCGGCGCGACCCTGGCAAACTGGTTTGCCTCGCGCGAAGACGCAGACGCACCGCCGCGTCCCTGA
- a CDS encoding 4'-phosphopantetheinyl transferase family protein → MTAPRFEVVLAVADAIAVLVRPMPDGRAERDQIAQTALREATQRDDLSIYRRPSERPALRHPYHELGVSLSHRTDLLLAGYSPHSAVGVDIEVEDINGFDPVAFAADHFSPKEAAAVAALDSAAALEICYRLWVAKEAALKISGRGIFDGLDEPDLAAQLNLLRTDGATIHLGTGSRLPPIALAVTRLAGAADQPIYCALARDMR, encoded by the coding sequence ATGACAGCCCCTCGATTTGAGGTTGTCCTGGCGGTCGCTGATGCGATCGCCGTCCTTGTCCGCCCGATGCCGGACGGACGAGCAGAGCGTGATCAGATCGCGCAAACAGCCTTGAGAGAAGCCACACAGCGGGACGATCTTTCCATCTATCGCCGGCCAAGCGAGCGGCCGGCGCTGAGGCATCCCTATCACGAGCTGGGTGTTTCGCTTTCACATCGCACCGATCTGCTGCTGGCGGGCTATTCGCCTCATAGCGCTGTCGGGGTCGATATAGAGGTCGAAGATATCAACGGCTTCGATCCGGTGGCCTTTGCCGCCGACCACTTCTCACCAAAGGAAGCGGCCGCGGTCGCCGCCCTCGATAGCGCAGCGGCGCTGGAGATCTGTTACCGACTCTGGGTCGCCAAGGAGGCTGCATTGAAGATCAGCGGCCGCGGTATTTTCGACGGGCTGGACGAACCTGATCTGGCGGCGCAGCTGAACCTCCTCCGCACCGATGGCGCAACAATCCATCTTGGCACCGGGTCGCGGCTGCCGCCGATTGCGCTCGCAGTGACTCGGCTTGCCGGCGCTGCGGATCAGCCTATCTATTGTGCCCTTGCCAGGGATATGCGCTGA